One Porphyromonas pogonae genomic region harbors:
- a CDS encoding RidA family protein, whose product MKKVISTQLAPAAIGPYSQAIQVNNTLYTSGQLGIDPETGDFVSDNITAQTEQVFRNLRAVLSEAGFEMSHVIKTTCFLSDMGNFTAMNDVYQKNFEGDFPARSAVAVKTLPKNGLVEIEVIAVKD is encoded by the coding sequence ATGAAAAAAGTAATCTCAACCCAATTGGCTCCCGCCGCTATAGGGCCTTACAGCCAAGCTATTCAGGTTAATAACACGTTGTATACATCAGGTCAACTGGGAATAGACCCAGAGACAGGTGACTTTGTATCCGATAATATTACTGCCCAAACAGAGCAAGTATTTCGCAATCTTAGGGCAGTGCTCAGTGAGGCAGGTTTTGAGATGAGTCATGTGATCAAAACTACATGCTTTCTTTCTGATATGGGAAATTTTACAGCAATGAATGATGTATATCAGAAGAATTTTGAAGGCGATTTTCCTGCACGCTCTGCGGTAGCTGTAAAAACATTACCAAAAAATGGTTTAGTAGAAATTGAGGTCATTGCTGTAAAGGACTAA
- the rlmB gene encoding 23S rRNA (guanosine(2251)-2'-O)-methyltransferase RlmB, with the protein MKDNKLIYGVHPVLEALEAGKQLDKIFIKRGLKTEDTDSIYALAKEQMVPVLNVPQEKLDRITKKNHQGIIAFLCDIEYTQLDQLIPMLYENGKSPFLMLLDGLTDVRNFGAIARTAECAGVDAIIIPERNSVSVTGDAIKTSAGALHRIPVCRVSSIPAAIRMLHDNGIQVVAASEKTENIFTEENLSLPLGIVMGAEDTGPSQETLRLADKIVTIPQTGSIGSLNVSVAAGILVYEVIRQQNIH; encoded by the coding sequence ATGAAAGATAACAAACTTATATACGGTGTTCATCCCGTGCTTGAAGCTCTTGAAGCCGGCAAGCAATTGGACAAGATATTTATAAAACGAGGTCTCAAAACAGAAGATACGGATTCAATATATGCTCTTGCCAAAGAACAGATGGTACCCGTATTGAATGTACCTCAAGAGAAATTGGATAGGATAACGAAAAAGAATCATCAGGGCATTATCGCATTCCTGTGTGATATTGAGTATACTCAACTTGATCAACTAATCCCCATGCTCTATGAAAATGGTAAAAGTCCATTTTTAATGTTACTTGATGGCCTCACAGATGTAAGAAACTTCGGAGCCATAGCACGTACTGCAGAATGCGCCGGCGTAGATGCTATCATTATACCAGAAAGAAACAGCGTATCCGTCACAGGTGATGCAATTAAAACTTCTGCCGGAGCACTACATCGCATTCCAGTATGTAGGGTAAGCTCTATACCTGCTGCAATACGGATGTTACATGACAATGGCATACAAGTCGTAGCAGCTTCAGAAAAAACAGAAAATATATTTACGGAAGAGAACTTATCCTTACCTTTGGGTATTGTGATGGGTGCTGAAGATACAGGCCCCTCCCAAGAAACATTGCGATTGGCTGACAAAATTGTCACCATACCCCAAACAGGATCTATAGGCTCACTGAATGTATCCGTAGCAGCAGGGATCCTTGTATATGAAGTAATCAGACAACAAAATATTCATTAA
- a CDS encoding NAD-dependent epimerase/dehydratase family protein, with protein MKNILIIGSTGQIGSELTMTLRKHYPEGQVVAGYIPGAPPVGELLESGPSEVVDITDAQQIADVVKKYKIDTIYNLAALLSAVAEAKPQLAWKIGLGGLFNVLEVSRELGSAVFTPSSIGAFGNDTPKDKTPQDTIQRPKTMYGVTKVAGELLGDYYFKRFGVDTRSVRFPGLISNVTPPGGGTTDYAVDIYYAAVKEGKFVCPIKEGTYMDMMYMPDALRACMELMEADPSRLVHRNSFNIASMSFEPSQIAAAVRKLVPGFEMTYDVDPLRQSIAESWPNSLDDTCARQEWDWTPSYDLDSMSKDMIEKLKIRFGK; from the coding sequence ATGAAAAACATTCTGATTATAGGCTCTACCGGACAGATCGGATCGGAGCTAACTATGACGTTGAGAAAGCATTATCCGGAAGGACAAGTAGTAGCAGGTTATATACCGGGAGCCCCGCCTGTGGGAGAGTTGCTTGAGAGTGGACCATCCGAAGTGGTTGATATCACTGATGCTCAACAGATAGCGGATGTTGTGAAAAAGTACAAAATCGATACTATTTACAATCTTGCAGCTTTATTAAGCGCTGTTGCCGAGGCTAAGCCGCAGTTGGCATGGAAAATCGGGCTAGGTGGACTTTTCAATGTTTTGGAAGTTTCGCGTGAGCTTGGTTCTGCTGTGTTTACTCCCAGTTCTATCGGAGCTTTTGGTAATGACACCCCCAAAGATAAAACACCTCAAGATACAATCCAACGTCCCAAAACTATGTATGGTGTAACCAAGGTAGCAGGTGAATTATTAGGAGATTATTACTTTAAACGCTTTGGTGTTGATACTCGTTCGGTGCGATTCCCCGGTCTTATCTCTAATGTAACACCTCCAGGAGGCGGTACCACAGACTATGCCGTGGATATTTATTATGCAGCCGTCAAGGAAGGAAAGTTTGTATGTCCCATCAAAGAGGGTACTTATATGGATATGATGTATATGCCGGACGCTTTGCGTGCTTGTATGGAACTTATGGAGGCTGATCCTTCAAGACTTGTTCATCGCAACTCCTTTAATATTGCGTCAATGAGCTTTGAACCTTCACAGATAGCAGCAGCAGTCAGGAAATTGGTGCCAGGCTTTGAGATGACCTACGATGTTGATCCTTTGAGACAAAGCATTGCGGAATCATGGCCTAATTCATTGGATGATACCTGTGCCCGTCAAGAATGGGACTGGACTCCTTCCTATGATCTTGACTCTATGAGTAAAGACATGATAGAGAAGTTGAAAATCCGTTTCGGAAAGTAA